The stretch of DNA GCTCTTATTTGAAAAGTGAGGGAACATAGAGAATTCATCCATCATCATGAGCTAGCTAGTGACTAGTGTTAAATTGCAGATATCAGCCAATTAAGTTCGACCAATTGGTTGTGAACCAACAACGGAAGCCCAAACCGATTACACTATAAAGGGGCAGCCGGCAGCGAACCAATTAAGAAGCACCAAAATATACACGTGGGGGGGGGATGAGCATCATCTTGAACTTCGTCTGGATAAATTGCCACAACATGCAGGAGAAGCAGGAGGGATGGAGGCTTCTTGATGCACGACCGAATCACCATAATCGTTGTTGATGCCAGCGACATCACCTCCTGCTAGCTGCAAAAGCAGGCATATATACACAGAAGGAAATCAAGTACAACTCAACATATTTGCCTCATTCTTCGTGGTTCTGgagttgcaaaaaaaaaagagtaaacTATAGGAGTAGTACCTGCGAGCAGGAATGCCACTGATGGGCTCACGCTTCCGATCCATCTGAATCTGTAAGAAATAAAGAAAGAAGAGtgttcagagagagagagagagaggtagaAAAAAGAGAACAAAAAAAGTCATGAAACTAAGGGTCTATTTGGTTCCTCTCGCTAAATTTTAAccaactaaaattattttagttactATTTAGTGACTAATGGGACTAAACTATTCTAGCTtatttttagtcaatgtgtttggaagtttagctattaaagtgactaaagtttagctggctaaaatttagcaagagaaaccaagagtacaaatattatattatggaaATGAAATAGGGAAGATGCATGCATGATCACGTGCATCAGTATATCACCTTCCTCACAATGAAAACTGGGATGGAGGGAAGGACGCTTGGGATGTCCCTTCAACGCATGGCTCATCATGTCCTGGGCTCGTTCACGGTCCTCATGCCTGGCTTTCTTCATATCATGGTCGATGTAGATGTCCTCTAGTGAAGGGAGGTTCCTCATGCTCAAGTCAAAGTCCCCACTTAGGATGTCCAACACCCGGAAACTAAACCGAAGGGACTGAACCATAGGCATAGCTCCTTGTGGAAAATTAGATGGAACCATTGTAACATTAAGGAAATGTGACTGTATGGCGCAAGGGAATGCATTAGTGCTAAGCACAAATTTCTCCACATCACACTGTTCAGTGGCAAGGTTGACACTTGCCCTGAGGAAGACAACCCGAAGAGCTGGAAGCATCCCTACGGTTTGAATGTCCTCTAGCCTCACTTCACGGATGTTTATATGTAGGTGGGAGAGGAGGGGAAGAAGTGATGAGGAACCAAACCATGTTGGTAGTGTTTGTAGCCACACTCGTAACACAAGTGTGTGGAGGTGTGGAGGGGGTAACCAGTCCCGACTCAGATAGACATGCTCACCCGTACCACGAATTTCAAAAGACCGTAGGTTACGCAGATTGTGTAGAGACTCCACCAAAGCTTGGTCCTCATGATCTTCCTTTCTCTCCGAGCCTCTCCAACAAATGTCTAGTGTCCTTAGGTTGGTGAGATGACCCAACTCCTTCACAATGTCTACACAATAACATCCCACGGATAGTCCGGTCAGCTCTTCAAGGGAAGTCAGATTCCTCAACCCTATTGGCACATGTACAACTGGTGAAACATACAGGCACATCAAATCCCCTAGCCACACAACACTCGGTGGCAACTTCACCCAAGTTCTTCGCACATCTAGTATTTGCAAAAACTGTAGCTTTCCAATTTCCCTAGGGAGCTCATGAGCTGATGTACCCCTCAGCCCTAGGTACCTCAAGTGCAGTAAGTTCCCGATGCTTTGAAGATTAAGATGATGACTCTTGCTCCAAAGACTACAACCTTCTAGATCCAATACACGTAAAACTTGAAAACTTGAAAGTGGAAGCATCTGGTTAGCAGCAGAACTAAAAACAGAAAAGGACCTCACATGTTCTAACATGCTTGTGTGAACTAGCCGAGTGGCGGTGAGCTCTCCAATACTCTTTTGGAGGGACATTCTACGGATCTTTCTTCTAAAAGGTGTGCCTCCCTTGATAACATCCAATATAGTGACAAAGTTTTCTTCACTTGACAAGTCACATATGAGATCAAGCATCATATCATGCACACGACAAGCTCTTGCCCTGCCTTCAACATTGATGCCTACTGGTTGGATCATGCTTCTATTTATGAGCGTGTTGAAGTAACTCTCTCCAAGATCAATTAGGTTAGTTCCATGATTTTCACCTTGCAAAAAACCTTCAGCTATCCATCTCCTGATCAGTCTATCTTTACTAATTCTAGTGTCTTCTGGAAATATACTTAGATATAGTAAACAAATCTTCAAATTGTAGTGGATATCATAATAGCTAAGAGATAGTATCCTTCTCATTTCCTCCACACCCCCACCTCTTGTAAGTCCACGTCCAATCGAGTTGAGCAAAGCATCCCATTCATCCTTTGGTTTTATATGTTGATCACCAGCCAAATGACTAGCTATAGTTATGATGGCTAATGGTACCCCACCACATTTCTTCAAGATCTCTCTAGACACTTGCTCCAATTCATGAGGACACCCAGTCTCACTTGGAAATATTCTTTTATGGAAGAGAATTCGGGAATCATCATCAGAGAGAGGTTTCATGTTGTAAATTATATCATTGTTAGAAGAGCAACATGCTTTAGAGACTTCAAGATTTCGTGTTGTAGTGATTATTCTGCTTCCACAATGACTGTCTGCCATAGCATATCTAATTGTTTCCCATGCTTGTACATCCCATAGATCATCAATGACGATGGAATACCTATCCACATGAAAAGCCATGAGTTTGTAAACCATAAATATATCTATATACCACCATATCGTGTGCCAGCAACCATATCAATACAGCACAAAATGGTATTAGTCAATCAACAACTACctaggtgtgtcatgatataaGAAAATAAATGCAAACTAAAATACAGTTGTTAAGAAAAACTTCAATTTGAGTTAATTAGAGAAAATATGCATTATAATCCTAATTAATCACTACAACATAGGAAAACAACTTGTCGGTAGTGCTCCACTGAGAGTGCTCAATATACAACAATAAGGGCTTAGGATTTGTGTTGGTGAGATTGAAAATTGCTACCACCTAGCACTAAACTTCTACCTTTTTCTAGACAAGGATGTAAAAGTTCAAACACGGTATTGCACACTTCCGATGTTTATATGTGTTGAGCCATGCTTTTCATAAACTTCGTAGGACCGAGAAGACACTTATTTTCTTAAATTAATTCTTGGTGCTCACACAATGCATTGGGACGCAAAGGCACACAAGATCTGAAAATTCAAACTGAGCAACAAAGTAGAAATCATGAATGAAGTAGGGATAAGCTAGTTCTAGAGTTATGATTTAGAAGTATCATATCTTTTAATTACATAAATGGTATTAGATGCTAGTGGTACTATATTTTAATTTAGTTATGatcctaatatttttcttgtgtAGTGATCTTAAAAAATCAAAATAAGGAACTAGAATGCTATTAGAGCTCACCTAAAAAACTTTTTACATCATAGAAAAGGTCGGACAATTGGTTCCCTTCAATTCTATGTTGAATGTGGATTCATTCAACGCTCTAACCCATATTTTTGATGGAAATGGTTGTTTGGTACTCTTGATTTCTTAGAATACAACATGTTTAGACTTTCTCGGACAAATTAAGGAGAGTGGTAAAAGGTCTAATATGACCTTCATTAGACTTCCTTTGCATATGTGGGTGATCTATGTATGGAAATGGTGAGAGCCTTAATTAAATGGAAATTTGTGTACCATTTATTGATTTGTAGAGTGTTATCTTCATCCATTCACCTATCCAATTAGGTCTGGAAACTCAAACATAGTTGTATTCCTTGCATGTATTAGTTAAATGGAAGTCTTTGTGATACCATTTATTGATGTGTAGAGTGTTGTCTTCATCCAATCACCTATTCAGTTAGGTTTGGGAACTCAAACATAGTTGTATTAcatttcaaattttgaaatcTAAACTTAGCAGTAtcttaaaacaaaaatatagtcATAAGTTGATGTAAATTTTAGTACTAAAATTTTAAGTATGTGCTTTCCTTTAGTCCAATACACCTACAAGGTAGTAACAAAGTATAAGAATTGAGAGGCCACAAATACAACAGTACGTGAATATGTGATCTAACCTTCCCTAATTTTGCATCTACGTTATCCACCTCTCCAAGTAAAATATCATTGAAAATAACCAAAGTTTGTATCTAAATTACCTGCTCTCCAACTAATATAATGTCTTATATTTGCATCTAAATTATATACCTCAGTTTTGCTATAGATAATGCAAATGAACCCAtaaatttgcatctaaacatACACCTCTGTGTTATAAAAGTAAACTAAAATATAACAAATATGTGTCTAAATATCAATACAAGCTAATATAGAAAATAATTCAATAACTATTAGGTATGTTATATATGTTTCTAAATTGCATACCACTattaattttaaatttaaattaAAAGTAAATAGCATGCTTACACTAGAAACACAAATGTCATATATACCTTATGGTGTGAAGTGAACTTCTAAGTTGATCGATAAGTTGTCTTTCATCCAACAGCGTTGCTCCACTCAATTCACAAAACTTTGGATTATCAAGTTCATACAAAAGATCCCTGAGGACCTTTTTGACATCAGGATTCCGAGACACCGTCACAAACGCCCTGCGATCGAATTGCCCAGCTGAAAGCTCACTATATACTGCATTAGCAAGAGTTGTCTTACCCAATCCACCAAATCCGACGATCGAGAGTATCTTGAGTTGTCTCCTGGATACATCATCCCCTTCAAATAGCTTCGCCATAACCTCAGCCTTTGCATCAGCAATGCCAACAATGTTCTTCTGGGCTCCATACAAAGCTATCAGGCGAGGATCGACGGTGCAGGTCGTGACCCGTGTGGCAGCACCTGCAGTTAGGCTAGCAACCACACCATGAGGACCCCTGTACCTTTCATCTCGGTTGGCCACTTCCTTCACCTGGTCCTTGATGTCTTTAATGGCGGTGCCAAGTTGATGGCGAGCCCTGAATTTCTTGCGCAGGTCTGCCATCTTCACTAGAAGGCCCTTGAATTTGCCGCATTTGGGGTCAGATGCAGGGCCCTCGATGCGAACGAGGTAGGTGTCAACAACATCCTCTATGTCCTGGGACAGCTCCCTGACATCGCTGGCCCAAAGCCTGTCCAGCTCCTGGAGCTGCTCCCGGGGCACCGCCGCCACCACGCTCAGGGCAGCCTGCATGCTCTGCAGCTCCCTCTGGAGATACTCCAAGTCCCTCCTCACGCTCTTCTGAAGCGTGTACTCGTTGCCAAGAAGCTCGCCGAGCTTGGGGAGGAAGGAGCCAATGGCCCCCATGGCGAACTCCATGGCTCAGCGGATCGATCAGCTGGCTGCGGCGCTCTCTCAAGACGGTCAATCTTGTGGACGATCACGTACTTGCAGACAACTAGAAGAAGTTATTGTCAGTTTCAAGCTGGTCTAATTAATGCCCTAGCtagtgaaagaaaaaaaatagttgGAGTATCAAGATTGTCAAATATATATAGGGCCTTATTATGTAAGAtctttatttataaatataaataaaaatcatagaaacgtaGTAATTAAGGTTGTCAAAACGTAAATTGTACCAGTCATGTTTCCGTTCCTGTCCCCGTTCTTGAAATAGGAACAGAAACTTTATAATGCGGGGAGTGGGAGCATTCGTGTAACGTGGAACATGGAAACATAGAACATGTTTGGCAGACTGTTATGCTCGTAGCAAAAGCCCCTAGACTAAgtcatgtttagttcaccctaaaaaccaaaaactttttaagattctccatcacatcaaatcttgcggcatatgtatgaagcgttaaatatagtcgaaaacaaaaactaattgcatagtttgacttcaaatcgtgagataaatcttttgggcataattagtccataattagataataattattaaataaaaacgaaaatgctacagtatctactataaaaaaaattcggaactaaacaaagaaACATGGACTAAATTATTGATGGGCTTGTGCCAACGCAAGGAAAAAAAGCAAAGCAACAGATGATGCAGTACATATGGAGGAGGAGTGcactatacatatatatatatacttatatattATAACAAATCTGGAGGAACAGAAGTGTCGTCGAGAACCGGCCAGAACCCATGGATGGATCTGGCGGCGAGCTCATGCTCGTGGCTAGCTTCGGCCTTCATTCTGGTAGCTTTAGAGACTTAAATTAATCTGAATCTGATGACTGATGAGAGACATATATAGGTCTCGTTTAGTTGTCAAAATTTTAGGATTTTGGGtgttgtagcacttttatttttatttgacaaatataattagactatctccaacaatcgtcacccaaaatacaagacctatttgtccaattgtcctttgggtagcgctacaggtaaaaggttctatacctatttttagtcttctccaacaacaagatctaaaagacaacactatctgtaaatgggtctcgaggagagaggatacccaaatttaggTTATACCTACTCTGTTGGAGACTATAGGTGTTTGAGACCCATCttaggtttgggttcccaaataagtctcctgttggagacagccttaggtttaaaagattcgcctcGCAATTTACATGCaaagattagtttttatttttgtttatatttaatactctatagatacatcgtaagattcgatgtgatgaagaatctaaaattttggacaaaatattttgggaactaaacacctaACAAAGCGGCACACACCTGCTACCGTTGGATGGTTGGAGCTCGGAGGCGCAGTTGTTGACGCTGCCGCCGAGGGCCGCCGAGGAGATCAACAGGAGTCGCCGCGCGCCGAGAGTTGGATTGCCTGGACTTGGAGCTCGGGGGACGGCGTGCGGCCACCGAGCCCGACCGCCAGATGCATGGATCGGATCCGAGGAGCGAGCTCGGTGGTACGCCGGTGCtgctaagaagaagaagaagaaaaaaagcttTGGGAGACCGGAGACGGAGAGCCCGGAGACCGAGACCGAGACCGGAGACTGGAGTGGTGGAGACACGGTCCCTCAAATTAAATACGCGGTGTGATGAGGTAGGCAGACGCGTGAGCGTGGTGCATGCGGCGGTGGCCAGAAATCATATTCGCCTTCATCACACCATGTATTTAATTTGAGGGGACCGTCTTTGTGGCAACCACCGATACCAAGGTCTTGTTGTTaactaaattttttttataattttccgTCACGttgaatcttacggtacatttataaagcattaaatatagataaaaataaaaattaattacatagtttatctataaattgcgagacgaatcttttaagcctagttattctataatcgaacaatgtttgtcaaataaaaatgaaagtattatagtgtcaaaattaaaaactttttggatcctGACAAAAAAGACCCTCCACTCTAAGTTTCCGTCTCGGTCTCCGGGCTCTCCGTCTCCGGTCTTCCGAAGCCGCCGCCTTCTTTTTTCTCGGTTATTCCCGTTCCGCGTCTTTGCATCACTCAACGGCACAGCAAAAGGCAGGCACTAATTGCATGTGTAGAATATAGGAACTTGCTTATCATGCAATTTGCTTCGCCGGTCCGGTGTAAGCAGCTGTTAAGAAGTACTATCACACTTTTAGTGCAAGAACAGGGTAAACAGAGCTTTTACTAACGGGGTGTAAAGTTACACTCAGAGTTGATGAGCTGAGGTCTAGGGCACGCTAACACTACTACGTACACAATGAAGGCGgacgaaggccttgtttagttcgcaaaaaattttaagattctccgttacatcaatctttagtcgcatgtatggaatattaaatatagacgaaaataaaaaaactaattttacagtttaattgtaatttgtaagatgaatttttttaaatctagttactccgtgattggacaatgttacgGAGACGGCATTGTAACCGCCTCCAATCTAACCTACACAAGCGATTGTTTTTCCCTcctcaattaattaattaaagaagACGGACGTCTTAAGACAACCCTCTCACGGAGGCATCCATCTTAACGTGTCCGTCTCCGTTAAtccataaaaaaacaaaaaaatctcCGAGCCCACCGGCGAGCTCGTTCCTAGCCCACTAGCTAGATCTAGGCGCACAAAGGAGCAGGATGCCGTTGTCGCGAATCTGGACGCGGCCAGCGTTTTTCTCGTCGTATCTGGGCACAACTAGCCTCATCCCTTGCCCATAGAGGGCCACGCTACCACCGTGGATCCGAGCCCCAAGGAGGAGATCCATGACCACGAGGCTGCACTCCACCGCGCTGGCTGAGTCCGCGCCCCTGTCATGTCTTGGGGAAGGCCGCCGCCAGAGGTGAGGGAGTGAAGAGAGATGCACTACTGAGGTGAGGGACAGGAGAGATGCACCCACCTCCTTTAGCTGTGTGCCTGCATGAGAGGAGGGAGGGGGTGACAGGTCAGAGAGTTTAGTGTGTACTGGGCTAGGATTTCGATTCTATTATATATATTGTAACCTCATAGTCAGTGCGAGATTGACTACTCTAACCTAGCCATATTTATTGAGGCGGGCCTTATAGTTGTTCGTCTCTAAAAATATATTTACAATGCCTCCAAAAATAGACTATTTTTGGCCTCCGTAAATCTACTTTTGAAGGTAGGTATTTCCTAACCAGCTCAATAAATAAAATTGATCCTCTCCATTAATCGTGGCATTTTAGGAAGCGGTTAGATTTTGTAACTGTCACGGTTAATAAAATAGCACCGTCTCACAAAACTATTTATCTAGTAGTGACAATACGTGCTTCTACAATCGTCTTAATctttatacatatacatattttATGTCTATATAGTGTTATAAAAAAGGACCACTATAAGTCATGAATAAATGTTTTTGGTTGATTAATTCTTGATAGCGGTATGTCGGTACCTCAGTTTACGAAGAATATCTCTCGGCGAAGAAAGCCATGGATAACTTGAGTCATTTGAGGTTTTGTGTATGTAGCGGAGAAGTAATAACGACACAATACACAGTACTATTTGTATATGCACAACACAAATTATACTTACGACACAATGCACAATTCAAGGGGGCAAATGAAGGGGCACATGCCCCATCTCCTACCATCAGATATGCCACCGAGTTGGACAACATAACCACTATCACATCATGCTAGTAATCTCATTACTAGATATGAAAGGATGCATGCCAACAACACTTCCTAAAAGATAGCACAAGTTGTATGCTGGTGATAAAGATTCAAGGTTGTCGGTGCGTTTTTGTGAACTTCTAGTAACTGTTTTGTTTGTGTTGTCTTCTGTTCTTTCCGGCACATGTACCACTCTTTTCGAACTGTCTATACTTGGAATAGTCCGTTGGTTTTAGTTTAGTTGTAAGGGTAGACTAAGTTTAATGGCCGAAGCATTTGCAATGAAGGAGGGATTGTTACTTGCGAAACACATAGGCTGCAACAATCTTATTCTTCAATCTGATTGTTTAGAGGTTGTTGAAACTATGAAGGAGGGTGGGTTATCCACAACAGCTGCAACGATAAATTTTGATGAGTGCTACAATCTATGGAAGGACCAAGATGCAGTGAGAATGGAGCACTGTAATAGAGATGCAAACAAAGTTGCCCATGAGCTAGCTCGGCAAGCTTTTTACACTAAGGATTCATGTATTTGGGTCGATGATCCCTCTAGCTTTATTCTAAACCTCATGGTGCATGATGTAACCATTTTATCCATTCAATAGAAGTTTGTTTTTGGCTCAAAAAAGGTTTTGAGATAGAACTTTAGTGTTGGCAGGTtgcagtggcgaagctagagtaAATTAGAGGAGGTGCACTTAGCTTGTGCACTTAGCTTATGGGTGCATAAACATATTTTATAGAGGGTGCATATATAGTGAAATTTTAGACATGATCATAGttttttcaatttttttgggggggggtgCATTTGCACCCCATAATCTATACCTAGCTCCGCCCCTGGCAGGTTGGGTGAGTAAGTTCTTTTTGCGTGTCTAGTTCTGCTTCTGTCTCGACTTCTGTCATCTCTTGTTTTCCGTTATACTACAATAGAATTGGGGTTTCCTCATATGGGAAAAAGTGTAAGTCAAAGCTTCCAACTATAGACTATAAGtacactaaggtcttgtttagttcaccccaaaaataaaaaacttttcaatattctctacatcgaatcttgtaccacatgcatggagcattaaatatagatgaaaacaaaataattacacattttgtttgtaaatcgcgagacgaatattttaagcttaattactccatgattggacaatgtttgtcaaataaaaacgaaggtgctacagtgtcaaaattcaaaaactttttggatataaacaaggcctaagctttGCTGACCTTCCGAGGATAGGACTATTTAGGCCTCTAAGttattcattcttttgtttactttaaattactccctctgtccacgAAAGAATAGATTTCTAGCAAGTTTAAACCAGACTAGGAAATGAGAGAAAATAACTTACCACACCTTATTAAACATCTTAACATTAATTGCACCTACCACTTACTGAGAAGTTGGATCAATAAGTTTTTGTGTTTCCAATAATATATTAAATGTTATTGCACCCACAACATCAACCATTGGAGCATGATGTAAGTATTTATCCCAAGAGTTGCCTTTGTCCAACAACACTTTACTAATAATGTTGTAAAACTTCATTTGCGATTTCTTAGTCTGATTTTGGATATGTTATTAGTTGGATCTTCCCCTCACTAATCCGAAAAGGATACTCCCTCTATCTACGAAAGAataaatttctagagttgtcctaagtcaaactttttaaactttgaccaaatttctaaaaaaaatgctaagatttatggtatgaaattagtatcattagattcattatagaatatattttcatatgatacgcattttatgttatagatgttgttactcttttctatgaagttagtcaaattttaaaaagtttgagcGGTATAGATTCTAGGAATTAATTCTTTTATGGACGGAGGGAAAATTATTTCAACCTCCTTTTGTTTGGGCTGAATCCTCACTACCAGCCAATTCTCCCCCTCTCCACTGGGCCGTGAAGAACAACGAAAGCCTTTCTTGCACGCGTGACGTTACTGGGCCAGCCCACGCCAGCGGATCAGGTCCATCCAAAACAAGGGGGCGGGCCCCGTCGTCGATGGAACCGAGGCTCGCACTCCCGCACCTGCACCCGGTCCACGCGCGCCGCTGTGGGCCCGTCACCTGATGTGGCCGTCGCCCCCGTCGTACAAGCGGGACCCAGACCTCCTCGGTGCATAGACCCCATGCACGGACGGCCTCCCTTCGCTCCACTCCGCCCAGACCCCGTCCCAGGTCACCTCGTCGCCGAGAAGAAGCAGCAGAAGCAGCAGGTGGTCGCGTCGCCTCGTGCTCTCCGCCTCCCCCGCCTCGCTTCCTCCTCCGCGCTCCCTTCGCCGAGGCGACAGCGAGGGCGTATAAAGCGCTACCCCCCTCCGCGCGCGTCCGCATCGTCGCCATCGCCACCGCCTCCCCACCCCGCTCCACTCCTCGACGAGACAGACCAATGGCGGCCGCTGCGTCCTCCGCGCTGCACGCCGTCGGCGCCGTCGCCTCCGCCAAGCCCAGATCCGCCGCCCCAGGTATACTTCCCCCACCACACGCCAAAGCTAACCTTCTGACCCTGTCGCCTCGGCCCGCGTGGTGCGTGACTGACCTGACCGATCTGTGCAGCggtggcgaggaggaggagcgtgcgcgtggcggcgggggcggcggcCAAGGGAGGACCGGGCTCTTCGGGAAGAGGCAGGCTGGTGGCTCGCAACGCCGTTGCAGTTACGTGTGCTGGTTGCTCCTGATTTGCTCTCCCTCCCTCTACCTGACGCGCTGGCGCTCTCGGCGTC from Sorghum bicolor cultivar BTx623 chromosome 8, Sorghum_bicolor_NCBIv3, whole genome shotgun sequence encodes:
- the LOC8084419 gene encoding putative disease resistance RPP13-like protein 3; this translates as MEFAMGAIGSFLPKLGELLGNEYTLQKSVRRDLEYLQRELQSMQAALSVVAAVPREQLQELDRLWASDVRELSQDIEDVVDTYLVRIEGPASDPKCGKFKGLLVKMADLRKKFRARHQLGTAIKDIKDQVKEVANRDERYRGPHGVVASLTAGAATRVTTCTVDPRLIALYGAQKNIVGIADAKAEVMAKLFEGDDVSRRQLKILSIVGFGGLGKTTLANAVYSELSAGQFDRRAFVTVSRNPDVKKVLRDLLYELDNPKFCELSGATLLDERQLIDQLRSSLHTIRYSIVIDDLWDVQAWETIRYAMADSHCGSRIITTTRNLEVSKACCSSNNDIIYNMKPLSDDDSRILFHKRIFPSETGCPHELEQVSREILKKCGGVPLAIITIASHLAGDQHIKPKDEWDALLNSIGRGLTRGGGVEEMRRILSLSYYDIHYNLKICLLYLSIFPEDTRISKDRLIRRWIAEGFLQGENHGTNLIDLGESYFNTLINRSMIQPVGINVEGRARACRVHDMMLDLICDLSSEENFVTILDVIKGGTPFRRKIRRMSLQKSIGELTATRLVHTSMLEHIQMDRKREPISGIPARS